A genomic segment from Bacteroidota bacterium encodes:
- a CDS encoding T9SS type A sorting domain-containing protein → MSELESKLNRIEEMLAKTNQLEKSSSTDNGISAGEPSLKQNSPNPFNQETVIHYFLPQNCANSILKIVDMEGTEINTFALHTGNGEQRISANSLKPGNYSYQLVCGDKIIDSKKMTITK, encoded by the coding sequence GTGAGCGAACTCGAATCCAAATTAAACCGTATTGAGGAAATGCTTGCTAAAACAAATCAATTAGAAAAAAGCTCTTCAACTGATAATGGAATTTCAGCAGGTGAACCAAGCTTAAAACAAAACAGCCCCAATCCTTTCAATCAGGAAACTGTAATACATTATTTCTTACCGCAAAATTGCGCAAATTCAATACTCAAAATTGTGGATATGGAAGGTACTGAAATAAATACTTTTGCTTTGCATACTGGAAACGGCGAACAAAGAATTTCTGCAAATAGTTTAAAACCAGGTAACTATTCTTATCAGTTGGTGTGTGGCGATAAAATTATTGATTCCAAAAAAATGACCATAACAAAATAA